One Denticeps clupeoides chromosome 12, fDenClu1.1, whole genome shotgun sequence genomic window carries:
- the LOC114800327 gene encoding protein FAM72A, producing the protein MSASSFKNKCVSRLNCAYCDGLLCTRGMKAVLLADTEIELFSTDIPPNRTVDFVASCYSTTSCKCKLRDIACLKCGNVVGYHVVAPCKPCLLSCNNGHFWMFNSESVVTTNRLDASGLNLLLWGDLPELDQSDEETPDCSSEDEFIR; encoded by the exons ATGTCCGCGTCCAGCTTCAAGAACAAGTGCGTCAGCCGGCTGAACTGCGCCTACTGCGACGGCCTGCTGTGCACCAGGGGCATGAAGGCGGTGCTGCTGGCCGACACGGAGATCGAGCTGTTCTCCACCGACATCCCGCCCAACAG GACGGTGGACTTCGTCGCCAGCTGCTACTCTACGACCAGCTGCAAATGCAAGCTGAGAGATATTGCCTGCCTGAAGTG CGGGAATGTTGTTGGGTATCATGTGGTGGCCCCATGCAAGCCCTGCCTGCTGTCCTGCAACAACGGACACTTCTGGATGTTCAACAGTGAATCTGTTGTCACCACCAACAGGCTGGACGCTTCAG GGCTGAATCTGCTGCTCTGGGGTGACCTTCCTGAACTGGACCAGAGCGATGAGGAAACACCAGACTGCTCATCTGAGGACGAGTTCATCAGATAA